TAATTTCTCCACTTGTTAACTCCTTCCAGCCACTTAGGCCGCGGCTTCTCGTCACACTAGTCGATCTCGTAGTCTTCGAGTACTTTAGCCGCATCCCTTAAAACCTCTATGAACTCGCAACAATTGAGTAGTTTGGCGTCGATTAAGGGCATAACGTCAACTTCAACTAGCTTCACTTCCTCCATCCTTACCACCTCCTCATAAAGACGAAGTGGTGTGCATCGTTGCTAACAACGTCTATTACCGCGTCCGCCTTAACGGCCTCGGCGTGTAGGAGGATTGCGCGCTTAAGGGCATTGAAGTCCTCTAGGTTCACGCCTTCAAAGCCGTTTGATGCCGCTAAAGGGGCTTAAAGCGTAACAATGCTAGGAAGGCTAGAAGCGTTAACGAAAAGATACGACGAAAAGTTTGAAGAGCTTGAAAGAAAGATTGAAGCTTACTTCCGAGCTCAAAAGCCCCTCCTAGTACTCATCACTAATAACCACGTGAGAAGAGCTTTCCCTTAAAATCCCCTTCCAATTAGCTTAACAATAGATACTATATCCGAGGGTTTTAGAACTGATATCCCGGTTTCGGGGCCTACTACTTCCACCAATATTACCTTATCTGGGTTTGTTAGGTTAACCTTACGATTAACGTTCGAGGCGATTGAACCTATGATCTCTTCGCTTTTAAGCTGGGTGGCCCTCTTGTTTATGGAGATTTTAAAACTTTCATTTAAGGCTATACTTTTATTAGCTAGTTTTACCGCTTCGGTTGAGATTTCATTTAGGGATGTTGGTACTACGACTTGTATGGGGGTTAGTTTTAATACGTAACGGAAATCCCAAGGCCTCTCTTTAGCTCTTTCCTCCAGCTTATGGACGGCTTCGAAAGGGTTTAGCGATGTCTTAACTAGTAAGAGCCCTGGAACCACGGCGCGTCTAGCGGAAATACTTTCATCTCCTATTTCACGGAAAAGGTACCATAGCTCGCTAATAGCCTCATTTTCACGGTTACGCAATGTTGAAACTATTATATTGAAGCTCAATAGTAGCCACCATTTCAAGCCTAGCTTCTACATCATTAAAGCGTTACGCTAGCTAATACGTATTTCCGGCAAAGTGGTAAGAGCAAAATCACTGGCCTTAGTAGTCCTTAAAGCTATGTTCAAGCTCTCTTAGAAATAATTAAAGGTTCACATGGTTTCTACTGCGGTCTCCACTAAAAGTGGAGGTAGGTTTAACGTTTAAACCTATATTTTTAGTGGAGCTAACATAGTAAACCTTAAATAAAGGGTTAAACGCCAACCCAGCGAGGGCTAGCTATGGTTTTCGAGGAAGAATGGGAAGAGGAAGAATGGGAAGAGGAAGAATGGGAAGAGGAATGGTAAAGCGAAAGCCTTAAACGTATCCATCAACGATTTATCTTCTTCTTACGGGGAAATAGCTCATGGTTGAATTTTGCCCTCGCTGCGAGAAAATACTTGTACCCGAGAAACGTGATAAGTTATACCTAGTTTGTAAGAATTGCGGTTTT
The sequence above is a segment of the Candidatus Nezhaarchaeales archaeon genome. Coding sequences within it:
- a CDS encoding THUMP domain-containing protein; the encoded protein is MKWWLLLSFNIIVSTLRNRENEAISELWYLFREIGDESISARRAVVPGLLLVKTSLNPFEAVHKLEERAKERPWDFRYVLKLTPIQVVVPTSLNEISTEAVKLANKSIALNESFKISINKRATQLKSEEIIGSIASNVNRKVNLTNPDKVILVEVVGPETGISVLKPSDIVSIVKLIGRGF